A single Vanacampus margaritifer isolate UIUO_Vmar chromosome 7, RoL_Vmar_1.0, whole genome shotgun sequence DNA region contains:
- the exosc9 gene encoding exosome complex component RRP45 isoform X2, protein MKETPLSNCERDFLLKAIQEKKRLDGRETYDYRKLKIMFGTDYGCCFVELGKTRVMAQVSGELVAPKDNRPNEGIMFFSLELSPMASPSFEHGRQSELLVKLNRQLERCFRNSKCIDTESLCVVSGEKVWQIRVDVHMLNHDGNLMDAASIAAIAALCHFRRPDVGIQGDEVIVYSPEERDPIPLSIYHMPISVTFAFFQQGTYLLVDPCEREERVMDSLLMIAMNKHREICSIQSSGGIMLLKEQVMRCSKIASVKVSEITELITKALENDKTARKAGGKCGFAESMPQERITALKKEETSVEMTDATERANNIILEAEVPPQTQSLVVPLPGMGQVGQGLKNRQGLEEDEQDEEEASNSDEDQEAVMEVETTQKAQGDVVEISDSEEDEVVILQPEKTDRVQKKTSSSSQLKGPKASKKQQRK, encoded by the exons ATGAAAGAGACACCTTTGTCGAATTGCGAGCGAGATTTCTTGCTTAAAGCCATCCAAGAGAAAAAG CGCCTGGATGGACGGGAGACTTACGACTACAGAAAGTTAAAGATCATGTTTGGGACTGACTATGGATGCTGCTTCGTGGAACTGGGCAAAACAAG GGTAATGGCCCAGGTGTCCGGTGAGCTGGTGGCCCCCAAAGACAACCGACCAAATGAGGGAATCATGTTCTTCAGTTTAGAGCTATCACCCATGGCGTCACCTTCATTCGAACATGGCAG GCAGTCAGAGTTGTTAGTGAAGCTAAACCGACAGCTGGAGAGATGCTTCAGGAACTCCAAGTGCATTGATACGGAGTCCTTGTGTGTGGTATCCGGAGAAAAG GTGTGGCAAATTCGGGTGGATGTACATATGCTGAATCATGATGGGAACCTGATGGATGCTGCCAGCATTGCTGCCATCGCCGCTCTGTGCCACTTCAGACGGCCTGATGTTGGCATCCAGGGAGATGAAGTCATTGTG TATAGTCCAGAAGAAAGAGATCCCATTCCTCTTAGTATCTACCACATGCCCATCAGTGTCACCTTCGCCTTTTTCCAGCAAGG GACCTACCTGCTTGTAGATCCATGTGAAAGGGAAGAGCGTGTGATGGACAGCTTACTGATGATTGCCATGAACAAGCACAGGGAAATCTGCTCCATCCAGTCTAGTGGTGGCATCATGTTGCTCAAAGAGCAG GTAATGAGATGCAGTAAAATAGCCAGCGTCAAAGTGTCTGAAATCACAGAACTAATCACAAAAGCTCTGGAGAATGACAAAACAGCCCG GAAGGCAGGCGGCAAGTGTGGCTTTGCTGAGTCTATGCCTCAAGAGCGAATCACCGCATTAAAAAAGGAGGAGACGTCAGTAGAAATGACAGATGCGACCGAACGGGCCAATAACATTATCCTGGAGGCCGAGGTCCCTCCTCAAAC TCAGTCACTGGTGGTGCCACTCCCAGGCATGGGCCAGGTAGGCCAAGGACTTAAGAACAGACAGGGATTGGAGGAAGATGAACAGGATGAAGAGGAAGCCTCCAATAGTGATGAGGATCAAGAAGCAGTGATGGAAGTGGAGACAACACAAAAAGCGCAGG GTGATGTGGTTGAGATATCTGACAGTGAAGAAGATGAAGTGGTCATACTTCAACCAGAGAAAACAGACAGAGTTCAGAA
- the exosc9 gene encoding exosome complex component RRP45 isoform X1 yields the protein MKETPLSNCERDFLLKAIQEKKRLDGRETYDYRKLKIMFGTDYGCCFVELGKTRVMAQVSGELVAPKDNRPNEGIMFFSLELSPMASPSFEHGRQSELLVKLNRQLERCFRNSKCIDTESLCVVSGEKVWQIRVDVHMLNHDGNLMDAASIAAIAALCHFRRPDVGIQGDEVIVYSPEERDPIPLSIYHMPISVTFAFFQQGTYLLVDPCEREERVMDSLLMIAMNKHREICSIQSSGGIMLLKEQVMRCSKIASVKVSEITELITKALENDKTARKAGGKCGFAESMPQERITALKKEETSVEMTDATERANNIILEAEVPPQTSQSLVVPLPGMGQVGQGLKNRQGLEEDEQDEEEASNSDEDQEAVMEVETTQKAQGDVVEISDSEEDEVVILQPEKTDRVQKKTSSSSQLKGPKASKKQQRK from the exons ATGAAAGAGACACCTTTGTCGAATTGCGAGCGAGATTTCTTGCTTAAAGCCATCCAAGAGAAAAAG CGCCTGGATGGACGGGAGACTTACGACTACAGAAAGTTAAAGATCATGTTTGGGACTGACTATGGATGCTGCTTCGTGGAACTGGGCAAAACAAG GGTAATGGCCCAGGTGTCCGGTGAGCTGGTGGCCCCCAAAGACAACCGACCAAATGAGGGAATCATGTTCTTCAGTTTAGAGCTATCACCCATGGCGTCACCTTCATTCGAACATGGCAG GCAGTCAGAGTTGTTAGTGAAGCTAAACCGACAGCTGGAGAGATGCTTCAGGAACTCCAAGTGCATTGATACGGAGTCCTTGTGTGTGGTATCCGGAGAAAAG GTGTGGCAAATTCGGGTGGATGTACATATGCTGAATCATGATGGGAACCTGATGGATGCTGCCAGCATTGCTGCCATCGCCGCTCTGTGCCACTTCAGACGGCCTGATGTTGGCATCCAGGGAGATGAAGTCATTGTG TATAGTCCAGAAGAAAGAGATCCCATTCCTCTTAGTATCTACCACATGCCCATCAGTGTCACCTTCGCCTTTTTCCAGCAAGG GACCTACCTGCTTGTAGATCCATGTGAAAGGGAAGAGCGTGTGATGGACAGCTTACTGATGATTGCCATGAACAAGCACAGGGAAATCTGCTCCATCCAGTCTAGTGGTGGCATCATGTTGCTCAAAGAGCAG GTAATGAGATGCAGTAAAATAGCCAGCGTCAAAGTGTCTGAAATCACAGAACTAATCACAAAAGCTCTGGAGAATGACAAAACAGCCCG GAAGGCAGGCGGCAAGTGTGGCTTTGCTGAGTCTATGCCTCAAGAGCGAATCACCGCATTAAAAAAGGAGGAGACGTCAGTAGAAATGACAGATGCGACCGAACGGGCCAATAACATTATCCTGGAGGCCGAGGTCCCTCCTCAAAC AAGTCAGTCACTGGTGGTGCCACTCCCAGGCATGGGCCAGGTAGGCCAAGGACTTAAGAACAGACAGGGATTGGAGGAAGATGAACAGGATGAAGAGGAAGCCTCCAATAGTGATGAGGATCAAGAAGCAGTGATGGAAGTGGAGACAACACAAAAAGCGCAGG GTGATGTGGTTGAGATATCTGACAGTGAAGAAGATGAAGTGGTCATACTTCAACCAGAGAAAACAGACAGAGTTCAGAA